A region from the Candidatus Reconcilbacillus cellulovorans genome encodes:
- a CDS encoding cytochrome, producing the protein MERTTDDERLTHDFDPTVPETFTSAHEEYRRLRAECPVAHSRAYNGFWALFRYEDVVNVLKDYQTFTTSVQNTVPKFAFTGRRPPLHFDPPEHSAYRRVINRFFTDEKMAALAPKVRRDAAELMQALVDKGEGDFSLEYANRFPPYVFAEFFNVPKSLSVNIKEISAAYVKAIQEMDDETVKSLSLKLYDIARTIIAERKANPMSPDDDLTAALLEATYEGRPLPEDMVLGCVRQLLVTGMVAPSVILGSIFVHLATHKDIQRELRENPSLIPAATEEYLRLLTPYRGMARTPKRDVVIGGRLIKKDEPIALVYTSANRDEAIFPDGDRFILNRPNIHRHIAFGEGPHKCPGAPLARMMLTVSLEEGLARTKDISLAGEVKMTKWAEWGVLSAPMTFVPADRR; encoded by the coding sequence ATGGAACGCACGACGGATGACGAACGGTTGACGCACGATTTCGACCCGACCGTGCCGGAGACGTTCACGAGCGCGCATGAAGAATACAGGCGGCTGCGCGCCGAATGTCCGGTGGCGCACAGCCGTGCCTACAACGGTTTTTGGGCGCTGTTCCGCTATGAAGACGTCGTAAACGTGCTGAAAGACTACCAGACGTTCACGACATCGGTGCAGAACACCGTTCCGAAATTCGCGTTCACGGGGCGCAGGCCGCCGCTTCATTTCGATCCGCCGGAACATTCCGCCTACCGGCGCGTCATCAATCGGTTTTTCACGGACGAGAAAATGGCGGCGCTTGCGCCGAAAGTGCGGCGCGACGCGGCGGAATTGATGCAAGCGCTCGTCGACAAGGGCGAGGGCGACTTTTCGCTGGAATACGCCAACCGGTTTCCACCGTATGTGTTCGCTGAATTTTTCAATGTGCCGAAGTCGTTGTCAGTAAACATTAAGGAAATCAGCGCGGCCTACGTCAAAGCGATCCAGGAAATGGACGACGAAACCGTCAAGTCGCTCAGCCTGAAGCTTTACGACATCGCCCGCACGATTATTGCAGAGCGCAAGGCGAACCCGATGAGTCCCGACGACGATCTGACCGCCGCTTTGCTCGAGGCGACGTACGAGGGCAGGCCACTGCCGGAAGACATGGTGCTCGGCTGCGTGCGCCAGCTGCTCGTCACTGGCATGGTGGCGCCGAGCGTCATTCTCGGCAGTATTTTCGTCCATCTGGCGACACACAAGGACATTCAGCGCGAGCTGCGCGAAAATCCGTCGCTCATTCCGGCCGCGACGGAGGAGTATTTGCGGCTTTTGACGCCGTATCGCGGTATGGCGCGCACGCCGAAACGCGACGTCGTCATCGGCGGCCGCCTGATCAAGAAAGACGAGCCGATCGCGCTTGTCTACACGTCGGCCAACCGCGACGAGGCGATCTTTCCGGACGGCGACCGATTCATCCTGAACCGTCCGAACATCCATCGCCACATCGCGTTCGGCGAAGGCCCGCATAAGTGCCCTGGAGCGCCGCTTGCGCGCATGATGCTGACCGTCTCGCTCGAGGAGGGGCTGGCGCGAACGAAGGACATTTCGCTCGCCGGTGAAGTGAAGATGACGAAGT